The Lathyrus oleraceus cultivar Zhongwan6 chromosome 5, CAAS_Psat_ZW6_1.0, whole genome shotgun sequence genome includes the window TGCACCATAAATGTTCAAATTTCTCTGTTCCGCTTTTCACCAATTATTGTTCTTTCTTCCTAGGTTTTTAGGTGGAACCTTGGATGCTAAAAGAGTTGATGCCACGGACGAACCAAATACTTCAAAAAATTCAGGAAGCCTTGTGCATAATAATCCAGCATGCTCCATGTCAGAAGAATCTCTATCTGTTGGCAGCAAAGAGGTGGATGAAGTTGAAAAATCTCTGCACTATTTATCAGATCAGATTGATAATGTAGTACAGATGTTCACTGATAACAGGGAATTTCCATCTGGTTTTCAATTACCAAAAGCTTCAGTCAGAATGGTTTCACAGGGTAAAAAAAAGTTATTAACCAATGGATCCGAGGATCTCTTGTATAGTAGCAATATAGCCTTTCAAGTTGCTGCATCTATAAACCGAGCACAGTCAAGGGACAAGGATGGTAATGATTCCAAACCATCGAGAGATAGTGAGAAGGAGAATGCATCTTCTCCTAAAATTATTGCAGAAAAGCTGGTAGCGTCTTTAGACTCAACAGTAAAATCATCTGGTCTGTCTACCAGGGCTTGCAATGGTCATATCAATTTTTATGCTTCTAGTAAGCAAGTTTCGCAAAATGGAACTGTTCAAAATGCTGCAATTCCTAAGAAGTCTGGAATGAAGCTTGATAAAGGAGGAAATTGTTTGATTAGTCCTCAACATTGTCAGTTGAAAAAGCGAAAGCTTGAGATCCGTTTGAACAGATCCAGTTTTGATCCAAAAGAATATGCTTTATATAGAAAATATCAAAGCAAAGTACATAATGATAAACCACAAAATTACACGGAGAGTTCATATCGCAGATTTTTGGTTGATACTCCATTATTATATGTTTCACATACTGGTGACAGCACAGTCCCTCCTTGTGGTTTTGGCTCTTTCCATCAACAGTATTTAGTGGATGGCCAGTTAGTGGCAGTTGGGGTTATAGATATCCTTCCTAACTGTTTATCGAGTAAATATTTGTTCTGGGATCCAGACTTTGCTTTTCTATCACTCGGCAAGTACTCTGCACTTCAAGAAATTGGTTGGGTGAAAGATAACCAGGTTCATTGTCCTAGTCTCCAGTACTATTATCTTGGCTACTATATTCACTCTTGCAACAAGATGAGGTACAAAGCTGCATATCGCCCTTCAGAGCTTCTATGTCCTCTTCGTTATCAGTAAGTTATTCAGTTCAGAGTGCACGTGAAACCACTTCACCATGCTTGTAGCTCATTTTCGAACTTGTAGAGCCTTTAGTCATTTACCTAGTCTCTTCCTTTTGCGATAACAATTATTGGCGCATTCTGTATG containing:
- the LOC127083952 gene encoding arginyl-tRNA--protein transferase 2; translated protein: MRNEASSSSTKTPKESVVVDCGKRRSSCGYCRSPRHNSISHGMLAESLTVDDYQALLDQGWRRSGCFLYKPEMEKTCCPSYTIRLKAGDFVPSKEQLRVSRRMQRFLGGTLDAKRVDATDEPNTSKNSGSLVHNNPACSMSEESLSVGSKEVDEVEKSLHYLSDQIDNVVQMFTDNREFPSGFQLPKASVRMVSQGKKKLLTNGSEDLLYSSNIAFQVAASINRAQSRDKDGNDSKPSRDSEKENASSPKIIAEKLVASLDSTVKSSGLSTRACNGHINFYASSKQVSQNGTVQNAAIPKKSGMKLDKGGNCLISPQHCQLKKRKLEIRLNRSSFDPKEYALYRKYQSKVHNDKPQNYTESSYRRFLVDTPLLYVSHTGDSTVPPCGFGSFHQQYLVDGQLVAVGVIDILPNCLSSKYLFWDPDFAFLSLGKYSALQEIGWVKDNQVHCPSLQYYYLGYYIHSCNKMRYKAAYRPSELLCPLRYQWVSFDIARPLLDRKRYVVLSDASILPNGESSPLQVTDGQDAMLIQLDDSGQEDANDVPMHEDEEMVEFESESSDDEPDLQTTNCDPENSDLSKVLLEIKGSRVRYKNLRSVLGPEQQRYLESQLQKYRRVVGAVLSERMVYSLG